A window of Chaetodon trifascialis isolate fChaTrf1 chromosome 3, fChaTrf1.hap1, whole genome shotgun sequence genomic DNA:
TGCGTTGTTTTCCTGAACCCTGAAGTCTCATTTATGATATGTTTTTTAAATAGGAattttctctggttttctcATCAGCTGCCACAGATGCCCAGTAGGTATGATCCCCAGCTGGGGGAACTGATCAAAAGCATGCTGTGTAAGAGACCTGAAGACAGGCCTGATGTCAAACTTATCCTCCGGCAACCCTACATCAAACGACAAATTGCCATGTTCCTTGAGGCCACTAAAGAGTAGgtgacactgacagcagactgtgtttctgttatttctaATTTATTTAAAGCAATTTATTATTTGCAAAAATCTTAGCcagtgcttttcttttttgtctttggtggtcaattttttttgtctctgtataCTTCAGTTGGAATACTTAttcaatttgtttgttttggctctTACCAGAATAACTGCCAAGTCAAAAAAGAAAGCTGTGGGGGGCAGCAGTGATTGTAGGACCAACAGCGCTTCGTCGGTGGCGTCATCTCAGCCAAAACCTGAGAGAAGTCCCCAGCTGGAACCTCTAGTCAGGGTGAAACGGGTGAGTGACTACAGAATAACAAGGCTGGTTTAACACAGACAGCTCTGCTATAATCCAGTAATATTGTGCAGTATTCCCATAATAACGCTTTATGTTTTTCAGTCACTCAGTATTGAATTACTGTGCCACCACTTATCAAAGTGTGTCCTATGATTGCCTTATATGTCTTATATCTTTTAACAGACCAATAGTAACTCACAGGTATTTTCGGTTAGACTCAACAGTGAAGTTTCAGTATGTGGAGGAAAGGTTTGATTTGAACAGTAGCCTGTCATCATGTCTTttactgcattttattttgccaGCTCATTCAAGCTAGTTATTGAACTAAAATGATCCCAGAATCTCCTGAGTGgaaagtgtttgtgtgccaCTTGGAGATGACTGTTATGGCTGGTAATGCAATAATAATTAATTGTCACAGTAGGCTGCTGTGCTTTGCAAAAAGCCCGCATTAACTACAAATAGATTCATGCCTTCAAATGTTAATACATTTGAATCTGGTTGGGTCTTTTAATtcatttagatgtttttttgctttctcaGTGAAAGTACTTCTACTTGGTCACAGTAAGCACTTGGGGTATTGCTTTGGTAAAAACTTGTTATTTAAAAATTTCTTCACTTAGTGCACTGAAGCCGGCAAGCCAAATGTTGGATTCAAGTAGTAAATACCTTTTAGATTGATGACATTGCATCAGGGTTGTCCAGAACACCATAACCAATCCTGGACAAGTTCTAttgttgtatatttattttcagtatgtttgtgtgttgatttATCCTGGTCATCAGGTAGTAAGGTGTCAAAAACATTCCAGTGGATTTCTCCAGTGActatacagttgaggctgttTTCCAGGTTTCTTCAGTTCTGATGTTAGGCAGGGAATCATGAATGATTAttatggtttttgttttttctcttcatcttcagaaagaggagaaatcaCAACAACATAAAGTTAGGAATGGCACTACTGACTGCACCCCAGTCCAATCACCTCTGTCACACAAACCCTCCTCACCGAATGCTCTCAAGGCCAGCATCACATCCGTGGCAACTGTCAGCAACATTGATATTGATCTCCAACTGCAGGATGAGGACCTGACAAAGAGGCAGGTGCAGGGGATCCAGTCAGTTGCGTCACACAACCAGGCTGGTAACGAGCCTGTGACTCACAGTGTGTACAAAGACAGCAAGGGAAGAAGGAAACCAgatccctctccccctccttcccccgTTAAGCCCCCTCTGAAGTCTGTATCAGGTGTTGGCAGTCGgggaggagacgagaggagggCATCCAATGGATTGTTAGACATTCATCCACAGGCCACGCCAAATCCTGGggacacattttctgtctgtggggAGAGGCAGATGTCAGATGATACTGTGGAGTTACTTAAAGAGGCTGACATGCAGAACCCAATGAtaggggaggagagagaggctgcttTTTCTATCTGTGAGAGAAAACCTGCATGCAAATCCAGCATAGAAAATATTGGAGCATCTGTGGAAGTGAATATAGATAATAAAAATGATACTGTTACCGTTCTCAAGGGTGCTCCAACACAACACCATACCTCAGCTATCAAAGTAAGTGCTCTTGGTAatattacagtatttctgttaTTTGCTTATGGAGTATTCTTGTTTTAGTTGTTAACGTGTGATCATTTGTGTGGTTGCAGGAAAACCTAGAATCTACTGAAAAACTGTTAGAACCATTCCCTCAAACACTGGTGAGCATTACACTTCTTGTCCTCACTCTGTGAACTCTTGCCGGAATAAAGGCCATAAGATGACTGTAGCACTGCTAACATCCAGTGACACAAAGCACAAGaaattctctctttctgccacAATGGAAAaagtgtaactgtgtgtgttcaggagccTGTTCAAGAGGATTCTCCCTTACCAGCCAGTAAGCCGAGTCTGATTACTCCGTGTCAAACGCCTCCGTACTTCTCATCAGAACCTGCTgtatcacagcagcacagagggagggacaaaAGATGGACACTTGGAGATCAGGACAAGGTAAAAAAACAGTCCATAAATTGATTAATTTAATCTGAATTTATCTTAATTTTTATTGATCTTTTCTTGTCTTCTGTTTGTCCAAGGTGGCTGCTCCTCGACCTTTACCTCCACCTCCTGTTGAGAAAATAGCCgtggaggtgaggaagaggagcaggaagagtaCAGAGAGCAAGAAATCTGGTGTAGCTGCAACCTCCACATCAGTTAGCTCCTGTCAGGACGGATTCTTACCACTGCCACAGGTGATGGTGCTCCTCCACTCGCACAGCGTGTACAGCAACATTACTGTGAAGATGTATTTTTCTGAACATCCATTCTGCATAAGACACATTTGGTGTTGGTAAAATTAGGACCTGAATCAACAATCAACATTTCTGCAATCTTAAAATACAACAAGTTATGAATTATTCTTCAATAAGTGTAAGTAATTTGAGGCCATAGCTTTTGAATTTTATATTGAAAGTTGAATGGAGTATCTATAAACAATATTAAAACAttgttttgaatattttgtgcTTAAGGGAATGGTTTTGGTATGTCGGTGTATTCTTgctgaaatcagcagatgcactTTATCTGTCACAGAAAATGTGGGTTTATCGTATTTTTAGGATCGTCCTCTGTCtgccagagagaggagaagactgAGACAGTCCCAAGAGAGTGGCAGTCAACCAGGTACTTACTGTCTTGTCGGAAATGGAAAATTATAGTTGAACCTACAATATAACAACAAAACTGTAAAACTAAAGTTATAGGAggcttcaaaacaaaacaaaacaaaacaaaacaaaacaaaacaaaacaaaacaaaacaaatgtggtAATAGTTGATTTAAGACTTTTCTTGATTActtctgttttttccacaggTTGTAGTGTTTTAAGGAGGGCATCCTATGATGTCACTTCCACCAAGGACGAACACTACAGTGTCCCAGTTACCAGATCTGTTTCAGACACTATCACTGCGACCAACAGCAGGGTACTGACCTCCCATTGCTGTGACATTCAGTCATGAAAAGAGAACTGCACTTTTTTAATGTCTACCAGTGTGACAAAACAAGGCTAGATGTACCATGTGAGGCTAATCTGAGCATATTACAGTGAATTTAAAGCTGAAGTTTGTGTCATAATGATGGGAcgtgtctcaatacaacaggATAAGATGCTGGAGCGAAGGTCAGATGAAGATGAGTGCAACTCATCCACAAGTTCTACCGAACGTTCAGAGGGAGACTGCAGGGAAAGGTGAGAGCATCCAAGACAAGAGAAAATAACATGAAGTGCAACTCACCTCAACTCAAATATAGTCACCGTACGGCTTTGTCCTCCATAGTTTTAGCTGTGGAAAGTCTTTGTTAACATATTTACTGCTTCCCATTGCTTGAGGGAATTTGCTGTATAATCCATGATTTGTGGGTCATCTACAGGAAGACTGAATCCAACGACATGCAGGATTTAGTCCATATGATGACCCAAACTTTGAGAATGGATGTTGGAGACGGTGTGAGTGAGGTGGACAAAGGCAGATTTGGCTCCTCTGCATTTCCAGAATTTAAACTGAACAGGAAGTACAGAGACACCCTGGTGCTCCATGGGAAGGCTGGAGGGGAAGCAGAGAACCTGTCACTTGGTGAAATACCAATAGGTTAGATGCTTTGGGCAAAGTTTATAGTCATCAGTCTGCTGTTCTGGAGCTTCCCTGTGTTCAACCAGCTTTTCTCTCCAAAAGGCTCCATGTCTGGTCTAGCCAAGATAAGGAGAGCCATAGAACATCTGAGGACAGATGTGGTGAAGGGCCTGGGGGTCAAGCTGCTGGACAGAGTCTTGGAAatcatggaggaggaggatgaaacCAAACGAGaagtaagattttaaagaaGTGAACCATTTCACACCAAATCATACTGTACCCACACTTGTAAAAGTGCTCAGGGAGAGCAACTAAATAGGACCAAGAGCAGTGTGTTTTTTGGCATTGTGTGCACaatgctttgcaaatgtttaagggtattatgcttttttttaaatgaaatgcattgtgCACCTTTACAGCAGGAAGGGTAAAGGGGGTCACAAACGTGTACTGTAAGCCTGGTGTACAAGTCACATACAATGATTTTCTAATGCATTGGTCAATGAGATCAATGTATTGACTGAATAATTTCTTTGTTTGCATTCTGACACAGACAGTGTTTGTTCACTAACAAATGAGGCCCAATGAGACTTGAATTAGACTGACTTCTCATCATACCTTTGGAATAGATTAACTTCCGTGTGCGGTGGAATAAGTTTGTCTCCAGAGTTTAATATAAATGTTTCACCTGTCTTTCGTTTCCTAATGATCACAGTTGGCATCCCTTTCTCTCACTGCAGCTGTGCCTTCGTGACCAGATGGGGGATGAGAAGTACCAAGCTTATGCTGTGATGGTGAGGCAGCTAAAATTCTTCGAGGATATTGCCCTCAAGGTTTAGAGAAAACATTGTACATAAGGGAGAGAACATATTTGCATTTATGTGATACCTTTTGAGAATGCATTCAAGCAAGTGTCTTGATAGGTCTTGTATAACAGGAAACTTTGTCTTTGGGAGAAATGTGAATCAGACCACCTTGCTTGTGCGGCATTGCCACTTTATCTATGCTTCAGGGTCACATCATGGAATTGCCACAATACAGCTGCCCTTGTGCAAGAAGTCTTATGTAAATTACTGTGTAAAGTTTTCTTTAACTCATTCTTTAAATTTGTAATTCTTCCTGTAATTTTCAGGATGCCTATGTAAAGATGTTGAAGCACTCCTTATCTTTTTACTTTCTATAATAGttacttatttgtttatttataatGCAGGACAGAATGTCAACAGCTGTTTTATCTATGCTGTACTTATGAGGACACTAGCTCGCacttctgctgctgtattttctaaaacacaaaatcatgtaATGTAGATGCATTGTTGATATTAACATTTGAATTAGTTCCAATAAATCGTGAATCTAATTTGTTTACGTCttattttccatgttgataagaacCACAGTTTTTCCACAATtgacagcagcaaaaataaagaaaagcactatttttaaaaaatggaaatacatcTTTGTGCACTGTAACATACTCAGTCCCGCAGAGGAAAAATATTCTAAAGGCAAATGAAACATCCCATttacaaaacaaagacagtatCAGATGTTTATTATTTGGACACAGAAGTATTTCATTGTTGACTGATAAACACTATAACAACATTTTCTTCCcaaatgcttcaaatgtgaacTGTGagacaaaattcaaaataatttcTGATATAAAAGGATGTATTAACAACTGGGCAGTGATCATTTTCAGTTatttgtgcttcttcttcttgaggCTTTCCTGAGGTTTTTGGCTGGACTCCCCGCTGGTCTCTGGTATGACTGGCTGCCAGGACAGAGGATTCCGTCTGAACATAGGCCATGGAGGCAGGGTCAACTGAAATCAAGCACAGGAACATAAGAAATATTATCATGTTGGCTGTTGTTTATTTCCccaagaactttttttttttaatttattacaAACTATACCACCACAAGACAGCCAACAtgtaattttaattaattatagAAACCTATATTGGGTGCACAACCTATCTATATATTGTTACTACCCACAAAAACGGCAAACCgagcacaacaaaacaaaacaaaacaaaacaaaaaaaaacttaccACACAGGACACAGCAAAACCAGCCAAGACTATGTACACTGTCCAGCCGAACTGTTCAATGATCAGACCGTACACAAATCCAATCACCTGGAAAACCCATACAAATGATATCAGAGAACCTGACTACAGGTAAAAACGCAGTAAGTGGTTTGTTTCGAATTGCTACTTTGTATGTATCATAATTAGTTACCGCTGAGATGAGTATTATTCCCTGGAAAATCTGTTCAGCCAGTTTCTGGCCTTTATAATCCTGCAACACAAAGGATGGACAACATTAACAACGCAAAATCAGTTCAGACTCTGGGGAGGGTGGTAACGGGTTTACCTGTGCAAAAATACAGCGCGGGTCTTATGCACAAGGTAAAGTGATTGGGAAAATATATAAGTTACAGACGATAGTGATGTCACAGGATGAAGCTAACTTCCAATGCAATTTTAGTTAACACGAAGACGTGCCAAAACACAAGCAAGCAACTAACTACTGGTAACTTAGGTTAACTTCGCATGATGGATCATGATAACTGATGGTAAAAGCTACGATGGATCAGAAAACTTGATTTGGCAGTAATTACCAtaacgttagctagcagctGTTACCAATGTAACGTTATTTTGACCACTAGGTTACACTGGCTAGCTAGGAATCAGTGTTAGCTTAGTATAAATGCATGGATGAATGGCTAGCATTATTATGCTGCTCCATACCAAATAAGCTATCTCTTACCATGTGCGTGGGAATGGTCTTAAATACAGACAACATCTTTCTGCCTGGAATGAACAAGCATACGCGAACAGTAGTTAGATGCTCGAGCGGATGGAAACCGATGCTGACTGACTTCCGGTTTCAAAGATCTACGTCGTGTTATGAAAGACCCACCCGGCTACTCCTCAGTGTTAGAACTTGTGTTAGCTGCGCAGGTTCACATATCTATAAACAATCGGGATGGGGTAAAACGCTATGTGTTGTTCACAAATCCCGTTTGGTGTTAGTGGAAAGCTATGCGAGCCTAAATGATTGCCGGTCAATATGTCTAGCTGTTCTTAAGTATTATTGTCTAAGCATACAATTTTACCTTGTATCTCCAGCCATGAAAtcatatatacatacaaaaaTGGAActtgcaagtttttttttaggtttaaaCAATGCGCTAATGCGATTTTACAATCAGGCAAACGCGTGGGCAGCCATTACTACGTGCAAACGTGATAACGGATAAACTTGTTGATGTTGAGTTGGCAGTTTGGCTCTTGTGTAAATGACTGTCGCTGTCTTACGGAGTGTCTTTTTTAGAGCTAACTTCACCAACGTTGTACATATTTTTCTACGTTcaagcacatgaacacagtTAAAAGCCAATAGTTTGCTTGTGGTTCCGTTGTGCATTTATGCAGTCGCAAGGCAGTGGTGCAGCAGCAAGTCGAATTCACCTCAATTCTCATTAACTAGCCAGCAAGTCCAGGTTGGGCTGCACTCAGGTCAGTTCagcgacttttttttttttaacttgttttttaaattttcatcAGGCGTGCTGGAGGGACGGATGAAGTCGTTGTCATGACACTGAGGAGAGGTAAGCCAGATGCTTATTTGCTTCTCTGACGCGTCTGTAATTCTGTCTAGATAGTACAGTGTGAATGGAAAACAGTTAAATAGAAACTAATAATAGAGTAGAACAGGCAAACTGGCTACCATGTATATCTAACATGGCATTCACGTTTCCTACACTGACACCGCTGCCACAGCTGCTGTCAACATCAGCGCTTCATTGTGTCTTTCAGTAAACGTGGTCATCCttgtgctgctggctgtggcctTCCTGATCATAGTTCAACGAAATCTCCTCAGCCTCAGTGACTTTTTACGCAAGGAAAACTCAGGTATGgttgtctttgtgctggagAAATACACACTGTGTGGTTAAAATGTTGCCCCTCAGAACATGGAGTGTACTGTCGTGAACATCTCATCAGACACCttcagtgtgtgaaaatgaacCCTTGGAAACAGCTTATGAAAGCCCACATATCCCTCCATGTAGACGCAGGGATGATTCTTCCCTTTGAATCCGAGTTGTCTTCAGACCTCAGACCAGAGACggtgaggaaaggagaggagatccctgtcctcatcactgctgctgaggACAGGCTCGGTGCTGTGGTTGCTGCCATGAACAGCGTCTACCAGAACAGTAAAGCCAATGTGGCTTTCACCATCGTGACCCTGAATGACACAGTGGATCACCTGAAGTAAGACAATGGAGCAAGTCTGTCTTGCTACATCATGCATACCATATATTGCATAGTGCTGCAGGTTAACCAAGTTAAGAGGAATTTGTGAAATGCTAACTGTATTTGAATCGAGTCATTTTCTCTTATCAACAGAGTGTGGCTCAGTAAGACAAAGCTAAACAATATCAACTATAAGATAGTTATCTTTGAGCCTGAGCTCCTCAACGGGAAGGTATCTAAAGATCCACAGACGTTTGAGGCTGTAAAACCGGTAAGACAACGTAATGTTTTTTGAATGGGGCGTGATAAGTATTCATACTACTGTTTGCCTGTGTTCATCCCCTGATAACCTTATGTTAATCTGTGTTTCAGTTGACTTTTGCCAGGTTTTATCTCCCTGTATACATACCCGAGGCTGAGAAAGCTATCTATTtggatgatgatgtcattgtaCAAGGTAAGACACCACCATAAACCAAATGTATTTTCCACACAGCCTGTCACTCTTTATTTCTCAAAAAATATACATGTTATAACTATAAGGGAAAGGGGAATTAATGAAGGGATTTTACTTGTTCTGTTGGATCTCAGGGGACATTCAGGAGCTGTATGAAACCAGCCTCAAACCGGGACACGCAGCTGCCTTCTCAGATGACTGTGATTCAGCTTCAGCTAAGGGCATTGTTAGAGGAGCAGGAAATCAGGTGGGTATCTCTTGAATGGGCTCACTATTTTCAGCTAtctaaaaaaaaagtatcaTTAGTGTGATCAAATAATGAATCTTTCTTCAATAGAATAACTATATAGGCTTCCTGGACTTCAAGAAGGAAGCTATCAAGAAGCTGGGGATGAGGGCCAACACGTGCTCCTTCAACCCCGGGGTCATCATCGCCAACCTGACTGAGTGGCGGAACCAGAACATCACACGGCAGCTGGAGCACTGGATGCAACTTAACACACAGTATGTGACTGTGGAAAAATCTggattttatttccattttacatttacacatgcTAATCAAGGGGACTCTTTCTGGTCATATTGAGCTAAATTTGCTGGTCTCCTCAGGCATGAGCTGTACAGCAAGACTCTGGCAGAGAGTATCACCACCCCCCCACTCCTAATTGTTTTCTACAAACGTCACTCCGCCATCGACCCCATGTGGCACATCCGACACCTTGGTAAGTTCTGCTTAATTGCTGatgggaaatgaaaaggaaCTAAGAAACTAATATATTAAGAGTTTTCGATCAAACTGATTTTACAGATGGACAACCCAGAACAATTGTTTCTCTGGGATTTTTGCGTGATTCTTCCACAAATACATATCCACAATACAGGACATGAGAGTATGGAGGTGCTGCCCGAGTATTTTGAGAAGCTTTTAAATGGTTTTTAAAGGAATGGTTCAATATTTCCCTCAACTGCCAGTCCTTATGCTATGCTaactgtggcttcatatttatctGACAGATACGGTTGATATGGTATCAGTCCTCTCGTTTAACTCAAGGCGAGGAAGCAAATACCAGCAATACCAGAATGTTAATTCCTGCTTGATCTGAATGCTTTTGACACCAAATACAGTATGACTTAAATCTAAACAATCATATGATGGTAAAACCTTGTTTTTCAGGCACGACCGGAGCTGGAAACCGCTACTCTCCCCAGTTTGTGAAAGCTGCCAAACTCCTCCACTGGAATGGACACTACAAGCCGTGGGGGAGAACGTCCTCCTTTTCCGACGTGTGGGACAAGTGGTTTGTTCCAGACCCCACAGGAAAATTTCACCCTGTGCGAAGACACACAGGGGACAAATAGATTGAAGAATTGGTTTCAGGAACTTTGGAGCAGCCAAGTCCCAGCAGGACCACACCTCGTGATATCTCAGGAACAAAGTAAGGCCTTCTCCCTCGCCTGCCCTGTGCTTGAGTTCTGTCATCCTCCCAACATCTACACCTGTGTATTGTCACGCTTCCTTGAACACACAGAATTGACCTTTTTTTTCTACCCACTGCATCTTGTTGTTGCTTGGGGCTCACAGATATTTGACATTTCTTTAGTCCAGACACTCATTGCCCTTGAGATTGCTTTGACACACACTTCTCAAAATGTTCTGATAAACTGTTGAAAGCAGATTATTTCACTGAAGAGGCACTATTATCTCCTTATTGTCAGAGCAGTGTTTCATCCTCAACAGCAGACCTGTTGCATCTGAAGGTTATGACCTCTCATAGCCATGTGTGCAGTAATGAGATTCCATATGACGTGCCAAGACAGCCATGTACAACTAAGCCATGGTCAAAGTAAAGTTGGCAGAAGtagctatgtttacatgcagctcaACACTAACTTAATTTGCATACTAAAGCAATTTATACAGTTATGTCAGCGTTAGTGGTGTAACAGTCGTCCCGACAAACAAGTTCCCCTCCTGAGTTAGGTCAGTCTGAATTGTATATTATTTTAGTCATGATGACTCATGTTGTTACCTCAATCTTCAGGACTTCCTGTGGAAAATTAATGGATCTTTTCATACTTAATTGCAGATATGCTTATTAATCAGATCCATGTTGACATCTTTTAAGTGTTTAGCATTTCCACTACAGTCAGACAGAAaatgcttcctcttcctctgtaaTTCAGTCATCCTGAGTGGCATTTTCACAAATAGGAACTGTTATTCCAATTTAATGTGCTACTATTTTGATTTGTCCCACTTATTTTGTCATAAATGAACATTAATACAGTACTGTACTGCCCCTCACTGAGCGATTGCAGTGtggtttttaatgatttttttttatcacaccACTAAGCAAACTGCACCTCTGCAGAGACTGAAGAACATGTTTGCACAAACTTTCCATGCTTTATCCCATCAGGATTTTTATACACATCGAGAAAGCATTCACCATACCGCTGTAAATATTTATCTTTTGTAAAgttcatgaaataaaacatttttatcagTTAAATCTTGTGATTATATGATTATCTACAATGGGCCTTGCATTTTTTAAGATCTGTCCTTTCCAAGGTTGTGTACAATTTTTGTAATATTATTTGGATGTTAAAtaagagctaaaagaaaatgcagtttaaatgtgACTACAGCGTGAAACTCATAGTTGTGATGTAAATTCATGATTTTGCATACAAATTCAGTAAGTAAGACGACCAGTAGAGGCTCATAAGAATATAAGATGTAGACTTTGTAGAGGGTTTATTATGTCTATATACAGTGTTCTGCATGAACAAAATATTACAAATGACCTCTGGACATTTAAAATGGGTGATTTTTGTATTGACATCTGGGAGAAGAAGTCAgtgtatacacacaaacacataataaaGTCCATTTCCTGGGCAGGGCTCAGTCCTTGTCTGGTCTTCCAGATTATGTTTGAAGCAGGGCCTGAAACCAGCCAACCAGGCGATGCCTTTCAGACTGTGCTTCAGAATCGACTTTGTCTGACCGACAGTGATTCTGTACGACTGCATGTCCACATGAGCACAGACAGGAGATCAGAAGTGGTGTGAGGGCAGAGCTCATTTAAAATCTGTGTTGAAGTCGTAGGCGTCATCTGCAGAGAGGCTAAGGTCAGCGGGGACAGACTGGAACAGCACATGGCCTGGTTTTTCTGGAAGACAAggtgaaatgtaaatataagGCCTAATAGGTGAAGATTTTAGtaataataaatcatttttaacaCAATTTACTTTTGAGCAATGGCTTCAATGGTTTCTCCAGTTCCCCTGTTTCATTTGCGTCCTCAGCGGTTTGTTCAGGCTGCAAGGAgagcaaatatttatttaaagtcCAACAATCCTCAAGATATACAGAGTGATCTCAAAATGCGGCAGGTCCTGCCAGCTGGATCAGAGTTGGATTAGAAGTCTTCATAAACAAATTAAGACTTGAATGTTTGTCCTCATTTCCAGGAGGCCAGACTGCTAGCATTATTTGAAGCAGCTGTGTTGTCTGGCAAAAAGATAAGTTACCTCATTATTCTCATCATTCCGCTCTGCGTCTTCCTCTGTAGTTGCAGCACCAGGTTTTTCCTCAGAGATGTCACCAACACTGAGCAGGCCTGCAGTCAGGCCTTTGGAGATGAAGCTTATACTGCTGGCCTGGTTTGGGAATTTCAcaccttaaaaaaagaaataggcAGAAGTTGTTTTCAGGTAGAACTTCATGAGGTAGACAGTTAATCTGAAGATCCATTTGCTTAATCTGCTGCTTAGAGTCAAATTAAACAGGTACCTTTCAGAGTTTCCTCGTTGCCCGTTTTCAGTAGGTTTAGGTCCCAGCCTTTCTGCATCTCAGCGACCACAGCGTCGGACATGTACGCGGGCAGGCTGTGGTTCTCCTGTGGCTTACAGTGGTAGCTCATCTTGGCTCTGAGAAGACACCAAACCAGAGACACAGACTGCagtgagacagagtgagacagagcaCTCCCTACTCTGCTTTATGAATCTACATGTATGCAGTTCTCCTGGTACAGTGTTTGGATCAGAGTTGGATTAGAAGTCTTCATAAAGAGATACAGAATTGCGCTTTTGTCCTCATTTCCGCACTGATGCACTACAACATGCTCCCCCTTCCAAATCCTTTGGAAAACCATGAACACTCACCCTGTCCAATCAGCAAGGAAAGCTGTGGCTGCCTGCTCTGTGTTGGCGACTCCGCCCTTCTGCAGATATCCTCGCTTTTTGGCAAACAAGGTTAAAAACTCCAGAGAGGTCTTGAAGTCAGGGACATTATATTGAAGCATGATCTGTAACAGTGAAAGCAGATGACTGGAAATTAATTTACAAGACAACACCCAAACCCATCAAACTAGTTCACACACGCTCTCTCCTCTAACCTGGGTCTTGTCGCACTGTTTGAGCAGAGTCCTGACAGCCTCCAGCACGCTCTCCTggccctcctccacctgcaggctcCTCAGAGCCATAGAGGCTGGTGGGTTGGAAGGTGAGGCCACGACTCCTGGGCTGTCTATAAGCTTCACATTCTTCAAGATGTGCACCTCCTGCATGGATCTGAAGGGGTGGTAACAGGTAACATTTAACTATGGGGATGCACAACAAATGAGGGGCTTGAGAAATATGTAAATTACAACTTTGTACAGCTTGAATAATTCTTGAGTTTTTACGCTTATTATCACTCACTTTGTGA
This region includes:
- the nek4 gene encoding serine/threonine-protein kinase Nek4, which produces MKNNYIFIRVVGKGSYGEVNLVKHKTDRKQYVIKKLNLITSSKRERRAAEQEAQLLSQLRHPNIVTYRESWEGDDCQLYIVMGFCEGGDLYHRLKQQKGDLLPERQVVEWFVQIAMALQYLHERNILHRDLKTQNIFLTKTNIIKVGDLGIARVLENQNDMASTLIGTPYYMSPELFSNKPYNHKSDVWALGCCVYEMSTLKHAFNAKDMNSLVYRIVEGKLPQMPSRYDPQLGELIKSMLCKRPEDRPDVKLILRQPYIKRQIAMFLEATKEITAKSKKKAVGGSSDCRTNSASSVASSQPKPERSPQLEPLVRVKRKEEKSQQHKVRNGTTDCTPVQSPLSHKPSSPNALKASITSVATVSNIDIDLQLQDEDLTKRQVQGIQSVASHNQAGNEPVTHSVYKDSKGRRKPDPSPPPSPVKPPLKSVSGVGSRGGDERRASNGLLDIHPQATPNPGDTFSVCGERQMSDDTVELLKEADMQNPMIGEEREAAFSICERKPACKSSIENIGASVEVNIDNKNDTVTVLKGAPTQHHTSAIKENLESTEKLLEPFPQTLEPVQEDSPLPASKPSLITPCQTPPYFSSEPAVSQQHRGRDKRWTLGDQDKVAAPRPLPPPPVEKIAVEVRKRSRKSTESKKSGVAATSTSVSSCQDGFLPLPQDRPLSARERRRLRQSQESGSQPGCSVLRRASYDVTSTKDEHYSVPVTRSVSDTITATNSRDKMLERRSDEDECNSSTSSTERSEGDCRERKTESNDMQDLVHMMTQTLRMDVGDGVSEVDKGRFGSSAFPEFKLNRKYRDTLVLHGKAGGEAENLSLGEIPIGSMSGLAKIRRAIEHLRTDVVKGLGVKLLDRVLEIMEEEDETKRELCLRDQMGDEKYQAYAVMVRQLKFFEDIALKV
- the spcs1 gene encoding signal peptidase complex subunit 1: MLSVFKTIPTHMDYKGQKLAEQIFQGIILISAVIGFVYGLIIEQFGWTVYIVLAGFAVSCVLTLPPWPMFRRNPLSWQPVIPETSGESSQKPQESLKKKKHK
- the glt8d1 gene encoding glycosyltransferase 8 domain-containing protein 1 isoform X1, with protein sequence MTLRRVNVVILVLLAVAFLIIVQRNLLSLSDFLRKENSDAGMILPFESELSSDLRPETVRKGEEIPVLITAAEDRLGAVVAAMNSVYQNSKANVAFTIVTLNDTVDHLKVWLSKTKLNNINYKIVIFEPELLNGKVSKDPQTFEAVKPLTFARFYLPVYIPEAEKAIYLDDDVIVQGDIQELYETSLKPGHAAAFSDDCDSASAKGIVRGAGNQNNYIGFLDFKKEAIKKLGMRANTCSFNPGVIIANLTEWRNQNITRQLEHWMQLNTQHELYSKTLAESITTPPLLIVFYKRHSAIDPMWHIRHLGTTGAGNRYSPQFVKAAKLLHWNGHYKPWGRTSSFSDVWDKWFVPDPTGKFHPVRRHTGDK
- the glt8d1 gene encoding glycosyltransferase 8 domain-containing protein 1 isoform X2 → MTLRRVNVVILVLLAVAFLIIVQRNLLSLSDFLRKENSDLRPETVRKGEEIPVLITAAEDRLGAVVAAMNSVYQNSKANVAFTIVTLNDTVDHLKVWLSKTKLNNINYKIVIFEPELLNGKVSKDPQTFEAVKPLTFARFYLPVYIPEAEKAIYLDDDVIVQGDIQELYETSLKPGHAAAFSDDCDSASAKGIVRGAGNQNNYIGFLDFKKEAIKKLGMRANTCSFNPGVIIANLTEWRNQNITRQLEHWMQLNTQHELYSKTLAESITTPPLLIVFYKRHSAIDPMWHIRHLGTTGAGNRYSPQFVKAAKLLHWNGHYKPWGRTSSFSDVWDKWFVPDPTGKFHPVRRHTGDK